The following are encoded together in the Vibrio zhugei genome:
- the gshA gene encoding glutamate--cysteine ligase produces MTKFSERLQRVAKKTDTFKQFGRGVERETLRYSAQGSIALTPHPDSLGKALTNDLVTTDFAESLMEFITPVSQDVHTLLNQLEDIHHFAQKNIGDEKLWPLSMPCFVNEESDIKIAQFGESNSGKMKTLYRAGLKNRYGSLMQIISGVHFNFSFPDGFWDALFGEQSEQARQESQSNAYFSVIRNYYRFGWLIPYFFGASPALCSSFIQGRKTDLPFENIGKTLYLPYATSLRLSDLGYTSNEQSSLKISFNSLDEYLEGLNRAIRTPSQRFADMGVKENGEYRQLNSNILQIENELYAPIRPKRVAKRGEKPSEALRRGVEYIEVRSLDVNPFSPIGITEQQVRFLDMFVTWTALTDSEEMNECELECWRDNWRKVVVEGRKPGLELQIGCHGEKLTLQAWAKRVFTELREIAIVMDEAHGGHDYQDVCDELERWIDDPELTLSAQVLQQTKQAGGMGKMGAQLGEAYRDKNLTHHYQYYSEEDMQQEVTDSRIQAQAMEASDDVSFDEFLSQYFSYLQ; encoded by the coding sequence TTGACTAAATTTTCCGAGCGACTTCAACGAGTTGCAAAAAAAACTGACACATTTAAGCAGTTTGGCCGTGGCGTCGAACGCGAAACATTACGTTACTCTGCGCAAGGTAGTATTGCTTTAACGCCTCATCCTGACTCCTTGGGAAAAGCGCTGACCAATGATCTAGTTACGACAGATTTTGCTGAGTCATTGATGGAGTTTATTACTCCCGTCTCCCAAGATGTGCATACATTATTAAATCAATTAGAAGACATACATCATTTTGCTCAGAAGAACATTGGCGATGAGAAATTATGGCCGTTGTCGATGCCGTGTTTCGTGAATGAAGAAAGCGATATAAAAATTGCCCAGTTTGGCGAATCGAATTCTGGCAAAATGAAAACGTTATATCGTGCGGGTTTAAAGAACCGCTACGGCAGTTTGATGCAAATCATCTCAGGGGTGCATTTTAACTTTTCGTTCCCTGATGGTTTTTGGGATGCCTTATTTGGCGAGCAGTCCGAGCAAGCGCGCCAAGAGTCTCAATCTAATGCGTATTTTTCTGTGATTCGTAATTATTACCGTTTTGGTTGGTTAATCCCTTACTTCTTCGGCGCCTCACCCGCACTCTGTTCTTCTTTTATTCAGGGGCGTAAAACGGATTTACCATTTGAAAATATTGGCAAAACTCTGTATTTGCCTTACGCAACGTCACTGCGCTTGAGTGATTTAGGGTATACCAGCAATGAGCAGAGTTCTCTAAAGATCAGTTTTAATAGCCTTGATGAGTACCTTGAAGGTTTGAATCGCGCTATTCGCACACCCTCACAGCGTTTTGCTGATATGGGCGTGAAAGAAAATGGCGAGTACCGACAGCTCAATAGTAATATTCTACAAATTGAGAACGAGCTGTATGCGCCGATCCGACCTAAACGTGTGGCGAAGCGTGGAGAAAAACCCTCAGAAGCCCTTCGCCGCGGCGTAGAATACATCGAAGTCCGGTCATTGGACGTCAATCCATTTAGCCCGATCGGGATTACCGAGCAACAAGTGCGCTTCTTGGACATGTTTGTTACTTGGACAGCGTTAACTGACTCGGAAGAAATGAATGAGTGCGAATTAGAATGTTGGCGCGATAACTGGCGTAAAGTGGTTGTGGAAGGCCGTAAGCCAGGGTTAGAGCTGCAAATTGGCTGTCACGGTGAGAAACTGACATTACAAGCTTGGGCGAAGCGTGTCTTTACTGAGTTACGTGAGATTGCGATAGTCATGGATGAGGCGCATGGTGGCCATGACTATCAAGACGTTTGCGATGAGTTAGAACGTTGGATTGATGACCCTGAATTGACGCTTTCTGCGCAAGTTCTGCAGCAAACCAAACAAGCGGGTGGCATGGGCAAAATGGGCGCTCAGCTAGGCGAAGCGTATCGTGATAAAAATTTAACGCATCATTACCAGTATTATTCGGAAGAAGACATGCAGCAAGAGGTGACGGATTCGCGTATACAAGCTCAAGCCATGGAAGCGTCTGATGACGTCAGCTTTGATGAGTTTTTGAGTCAGTATTTTAGCTATCTGCAGTAA
- the luxS gene encoding S-ribosylhomocysteine lyase, with the protein MPLLDSFTVDHTRMHAPAVRVAKNMQTPKGDDITVFDLRFTVPNEALLSEKGIHTLEHLFAGFMRAHLNGDDVEIIDISPMGCRTGFYMSLIGTPGEQQVADAWLAAMNDVLKVADQNQIPELNEYQCGTAKMHSLDEAKQIAQAVITSGIQVNKNDDLALPDAMLQELKVD; encoded by the coding sequence ATGCCGTTATTAGACAGCTTTACCGTCGATCACACGCGTATGCATGCCCCAGCCGTTCGTGTTGCTAAGAACATGCAAACGCCTAAAGGTGATGACATTACGGTGTTTGACTTACGTTTTACCGTACCCAATGAAGCGCTCCTTTCTGAAAAAGGGATTCATACACTAGAGCACCTATTTGCTGGCTTTATGCGTGCACACCTTAATGGTGATGATGTTGAAATCATTGATATTTCTCCAATGGGATGTCGTACTGGTTTTTACATGAGCTTGATTGGCACCCCAGGCGAACAGCAAGTGGCGGATGCATGGTTAGCGGCAATGAACGATGTGTTGAAAGTGGCGGATCAAAACCAAATTCCTGAGTTGAATGAATATCAATGTGGTACGGCGAAGATGCACTCGCTTGATGAAGCGAAGCAAATTGCACAAGCCGTCATTACCAGTGGTATTCAAGTCAATAAAAATGATGATCTCGCACTGCCAGACGCAATGCTGCAAGAACTGAAAGTTGACTAA
- a CDS encoding HlyC/CorC family transporter: MDDISTGLLFALLACLIVISAYFSGSETGMMSLNRYRLKHLSNTGHKGAKRVERLLERPDRLIGLILIGNNLVNILASAIATIIGMRLYGDVGVAIATGVLTLVVLVFAEVTPKTVAALYPEKVSYISSVLLTVLMKVLSPVVVLVNIITNTFIRILGLKPQSQGDDSLNPEELRTVVNEAGGLIPRRHQDMLLSILDLEHVTVNDIMVPRNEITGININDDWKSIVRQLTHSPHGRVVLYRDQIDEVVGMLRLRDASRLMLEKNEFNKETLLRSADEVYFIPESTPLNVQLLKFQRNKERVGLIVDEYGDIVGLITLEDILEEIVGEFTTSMAPSLAEEITPQSDGSFLIEGSANIRDINKSLRWKLPTDGPRTLNGLILEHLEHIPESKLSLLVAKHPMEIVELEENRIKLVKVFPTKARKQTH; encoded by the coding sequence TTGGACGACATCTCGACGGGTTTATTGTTTGCGCTATTAGCGTGCCTTATCGTCATTTCAGCTTATTTTTCAGGTTCAGAGACAGGAATGATGTCTTTGAATCGATACAGATTAAAGCACTTATCCAATACTGGTCACAAAGGCGCTAAGCGCGTTGAGCGTTTGCTTGAGCGTCCAGATCGCCTCATTGGTCTCATTCTGATTGGTAATAACCTCGTCAATATCTTAGCCTCGGCGATTGCGACGATCATTGGTATGAGACTGTACGGCGATGTCGGCGTCGCCATCGCGACTGGGGTGTTAACCTTAGTGGTATTAGTATTTGCCGAAGTGACGCCAAAAACCGTCGCGGCGCTCTACCCAGAAAAAGTGTCTTACATTAGCAGTGTCTTACTGACGGTTTTAATGAAAGTGCTCTCGCCTGTGGTGGTGTTGGTGAATATTATTACCAATACGTTTATCCGTATTCTTGGGTTAAAACCGCAAAGCCAAGGCGATGACTCGCTTAATCCAGAAGAGTTGCGCACAGTCGTCAATGAAGCTGGCGGATTAATTCCGCGCCGTCACCAAGATATGCTGCTGTCCATCCTAGATTTGGAGCATGTCACCGTGAATGACATCATGGTGCCGCGCAATGAAATTACCGGCATTAATATCAACGATGACTGGAAGTCGATTGTTCGTCAATTAACACATTCCCCGCACGGCCGCGTGGTGCTTTATCGTGATCAAATTGACGAAGTGGTGGGCATGCTGCGCTTACGTGATGCGTCTCGCCTGATGTTGGAAAAAAACGAATTCAACAAAGAAACGCTATTACGCTCCGCCGATGAAGTGTATTTCATTCCCGAATCCACCCCATTAAACGTGCAGTTACTGAAGTTTCAGCGTAATAAAGAGCGGGTTGGCTTAATCGTAGATGAGTATGGTGACATTGTCGGCCTCATTACGCTGGAAGACATTCTCGAAGAAATTGTTGGCGAGTTTACGACCTCTATGGCCCCTAGCCTTGCTGAAGAAATTACGCCGCAAAGCGATGGCAGCTTTTTAATTGAGGGCAGCGCGAATATTCGAGACATCAATAAGAGCCTACGTTGGAAATTACCGACTGATGGACCACGTACATTAAATGGCTTGATCTTAGAACACCTTGAGCATATCCCAGAAAGTAAACTGAGCTTACTGGTTGCCAAGCACCCTATGGAAATTGTTGAGCTCGAAGAAAACCGCATTAAGCTAGTGAAAGTTTTCCCCACGAAAGCTCGTAAACAAACTCACTAA
- a CDS encoding cytochrome C assembly family protein — translation MDNLITLVAALLYFIAIAMIVPGIVNQTGIKKKAVFISAVCALLFHAWLLSDLIFHHNGQNLSILNVASVVSFMITALMTIAMFKTRLWFLLPIVYSFSAIVLVVANFVPDTFMTHLEDDPMLMVHISFALFSYSTLCIGTLYSIQIAWLNHKLKHKKSLAINPNFPPLLRIERHCFNILIVGNLLLTGTIITGVGFLSDMVAQGKAHKGVLSVLAWIVYSLLIWGHYQKGWRGKKVTWLSVSGAFLLTLAYFGSRFVKEVILN, via the coding sequence ATGGACAACCTAATCACATTAGTTGCCGCACTGTTATACTTCATTGCCATTGCTATGATTGTTCCTGGTATTGTGAACCAGACAGGCATTAAGAAAAAAGCGGTATTCATCAGTGCTGTGTGTGCACTTCTGTTTCATGCTTGGCTTCTCAGTGATCTTATTTTTCATCATAACGGACAAAACCTCAGCATCTTAAATGTCGCGTCTGTGGTGAGCTTTATGATCACCGCTCTCATGACCATTGCGATGTTTAAAACTCGCTTATGGTTCCTATTGCCGATCGTCTACAGTTTTTCCGCTATCGTGTTGGTCGTCGCCAATTTTGTCCCTGATACCTTCATGACGCATTTAGAAGATGACCCGATGTTAATGGTTCATATTTCCTTTGCGTTATTTTCTTATTCAACCTTATGTATTGGCACGCTCTACTCGATTCAAATTGCGTGGCTCAATCACAAATTGAAACATAAAAAAAGTTTGGCGATTAACCCGAACTTCCCGCCACTACTGCGTATCGAACGGCACTGTTTCAACATCCTCATTGTCGGTAACCTCTTGTTAACCGGAACAATCATTACAGGCGTTGGCTTTTTGAGTGATATGGTGGCCCAAGGCAAAGCCCACAAAGGTGTCTTGTCAGTGCTCGCATGGATTGTCTACTCTCTGTTAATATGGGGACACTACCAAAAAGGTTGGCGAGGCAAAAAAGTGACATGGCTTTCGGTAAGTGGTGCATTTTTACTCACACTCGCGTATTTTGGTAGCCGCTTTGTTAAAGAGGTTATTCTTAACTAA
- the ffh gene encoding signal recognition particle protein: protein MFENLTDRLSSTLKNISGKGRLTEDNIKETLREVRMALLEADVALPVVREFVKRVKENAVGVEVSKSLTPGQEFIKIVQAQLEAVMGDANEALDLAAQPPAVVLMAGLQGAGKTTSVGKLAKLLTERDKKKVLVVSADVYRPAAIKQLETLAESVGVEFFPSSADQKPIDIANAAIDHAKKKFFDVLIVDTAGRLAIDEDMMAEIQSLHTAIKPVETLFVVDAMTGQDAANTAKAFGDALPLTGVVLTKVDGDARGGAALSVRHITGKPIKFLGIGEKTDALEPFHPDRVASRILGMGDVLSLIEDLQKNVDHEKAEQLAKKFKQKKGFDLEDFREQLGQMQNMGGMMGMLDKLPGMNKLPDNVKGNVDDKVFKQMEAMISSMTMKERHNPDLIKGSRKKRIAAGSGTQVQDVNRMLKQFTQMQKMMKKMQKGGMKGMMRNMQGMMGGGMGGGGFFGR from the coding sequence ATGTTTGAGAATTTAACCGATCGATTGTCGAGTACGCTGAAGAACATCAGCGGTAAAGGTCGTTTGACCGAAGATAATATTAAAGAAACGCTGCGCGAAGTCCGCATGGCGTTGCTTGAAGCGGATGTTGCGCTTCCTGTCGTTCGCGAATTTGTGAAGCGCGTTAAGGAAAACGCTGTCGGTGTTGAAGTGTCTAAATCACTCACTCCGGGGCAAGAGTTCATCAAGATTGTTCAAGCTCAGCTTGAAGCGGTAATGGGCGACGCCAACGAAGCGCTTGATCTCGCCGCTCAGCCGCCGGCTGTGGTACTGATGGCCGGCTTACAAGGTGCAGGTAAAACGACCAGTGTTGGTAAACTTGCGAAACTGCTTACTGAGCGTGATAAGAAAAAAGTGCTCGTGGTGTCAGCCGATGTCTATCGCCCAGCGGCGATCAAACAGTTGGAAACACTAGCAGAGAGTGTCGGCGTTGAATTTTTCCCTTCATCTGCGGATCAAAAACCCATTGATATCGCCAATGCAGCGATTGACCATGCGAAGAAAAAATTCTTTGATGTGTTGATCGTCGATACCGCCGGTCGTTTAGCGATCGATGAAGATATGATGGCGGAGATTCAATCACTCCACACGGCAATTAAGCCAGTTGAAACCTTGTTTGTGGTCGATGCCATGACCGGGCAAGATGCTGCAAATACGGCGAAAGCCTTTGGCGATGCGCTGCCTTTAACTGGGGTGGTGTTAACCAAGGTTGATGGTGATGCCCGTGGGGGTGCAGCTTTATCTGTTCGTCATATTACGGGTAAACCGATTAAATTTTTAGGTATTGGTGAAAAAACCGATGCACTAGAACCGTTCCATCCTGATCGCGTGGCATCACGTATCTTGGGGATGGGCGATGTGTTGTCTTTGATTGAAGACTTACAAAAGAACGTCGATCATGAAAAAGCCGAGCAATTAGCGAAGAAGTTCAAACAGAAGAAAGGCTTTGATCTCGAAGATTTTCGCGAGCAACTCGGACAAATGCAAAACATGGGCGGCATGATGGGCATGCTCGATAAGCTGCCTGGTATGAATAAGCTTCCGGATAATGTGAAAGGCAATGTCGATGATAAAGTCTTTAAACAAATGGAAGCGATGATCTCATCCATGACGATGAAAGAACGTCATAATCCGGATTTGATTAAAGGCTCGCGCAAAAAGCGGATTGCCGCAGGTTCAGGAACCCAGGTTCAAGATGTGAATCGTATGCTTAAACAGTTCACCCAGATGCAGAAGATGATGAAGAAAATGCAAAAAGGTGGCATGAAAGGTATGATGCGCAACATGCAAGGTATGATGGGTGGCGGCATGGGCGGCGGCGGTTTCTTCGGTCGATAG
- the rpsP gene encoding 30S ribosomal protein S16, with translation MVTIRLARHGAKKRPFYQIVVADSRNAATGRFIEKVGFFNPTATGQEEGLRLDLDRVNHWVSQGATVSDRVAKLVKDAKAAA, from the coding sequence ATGGTAACCATTCGTTTGGCACGTCACGGCGCTAAGAAGCGTCCATTCTATCAAATCGTTGTTGCAGACAGCCGCAACGCTGCTACAGGCCGTTTCATCGAGAAAGTAGGTTTCTTTAACCCTACTGCTACTGGTCAAGAAGAAGGTCTTCGCCTTGATCTAGACCGTGTGAACCATTGGGTTTCACAAGGCGCGACTGTTTCTGATCGTGTAGCAAAACTGGTTAAAGACGCTAAAGCTGCGGCTTAA
- the rimM gene encoding ribosome maturation factor RimM (Essential for efficient processing of 16S rRNA) yields the protein MSMEGKETMSKQDETITVGKFGSTYGIRGWLKVFSYTDNPESIFDYSPWFVKRKGEWVEYQVESWKRHNKGMVVKLTGLDIREDAHQLTNFEIGINPAVLPELPEDEFYWRELFGMQVVTTKGYNLGEVTDVLETGSNDVLVVKANPKDAFGQKERLIPFLEEQVIKHIDREAQRIEVDWDPGF from the coding sequence ATGTCGATGGAAGGTAAAGAAACGATGAGCAAACAAGACGAAACCATTACGGTTGGAAAATTTGGTTCAACTTATGGTATCCGAGGTTGGCTTAAAGTTTTTTCCTATACAGACAATCCAGAAAGTATTTTTGATTACAGTCCTTGGTTTGTAAAACGCAAGGGCGAGTGGGTTGAGTACCAAGTCGAAAGTTGGAAGCGCCATAATAAAGGCATGGTGGTGAAATTAACGGGGTTAGATATCCGTGAAGACGCTCACCAACTGACAAATTTCGAAATTGGGATTAACCCGGCGGTACTGCCAGAACTGCCAGAAGATGAGTTCTACTGGCGAGAATTATTTGGTATGCAAGTCGTGACGACTAAAGGGTACAACCTTGGTGAAGTCACCGATGTCTTAGAGACGGGCTCCAATGATGTTTTGGTGGTTAAAGCAAATCCGAAAGATGCTTTCGGCCAAAAGGAACGTTTAATCCCGTTCCTTGAAGAGCAAGTGATCAAACATATTGATCGTGAAGCTCAACGGATCGAAGTTGACTGGGATCCTGGATTCTAA
- the trmD gene encoding tRNA (guanosine(37)-N1)-methyltransferase TrmD: MWVGVISLFPEMFQSITDFGVTGQAVKKGVMSVQTWNPRDFTHDKRRTVDDKPYGGGPGMLMMVQPLRDAIHSAKQAAPGKAKVIYLSPQGRKLDQAGVEELATNENLILICGRYEGIDERIIESEVDEEWSIGDFVMTGGEIPAMTLIDSVSRFVPGVLGDFASAEEDSFANGLLDCPHYTRPDVLDGKEVPSVLKSGHHEDVRRWRLKQSLGRTWQRRPELLENLALTDEQEKLLAEFIKEFQTS; encoded by the coding sequence ATGTGGGTTGGCGTAATAAGCCTCTTTCCTGAGATGTTTCAAAGCATTACGGATTTTGGAGTAACAGGTCAAGCGGTAAAAAAAGGGGTCATGTCTGTGCAAACTTGGAATCCTCGTGATTTCACGCACGACAAACGTCGTACTGTTGACGACAAACCCTACGGTGGTGGTCCTGGCATGTTAATGATGGTTCAGCCTTTGCGCGACGCCATTCATTCAGCCAAACAGGCCGCTCCGGGTAAGGCGAAAGTTATTTATCTCTCACCGCAAGGTCGTAAACTCGATCAAGCGGGCGTAGAAGAACTGGCAACCAATGAGAATTTGATTCTGATTTGTGGTCGCTACGAAGGGATAGATGAACGTATCATTGAGTCTGAGGTTGACGAAGAATGGTCAATCGGGGATTTTGTGATGACGGGCGGGGAAATCCCAGCCATGACGTTGATTGATTCGGTCTCGCGGTTTGTGCCGGGAGTACTTGGAGATTTTGCGTCAGCAGAAGAAGATTCTTTTGCGAATGGTTTGTTAGATTGCCCCCACTATACGCGTCCCGATGTGCTAGATGGTAAAGAGGTACCGAGTGTACTGAAATCTGGTCATCATGAGGATGTGCGCCGTTGGCGACTGAAGCAGTCGCTAGGCCGAACTTGGCAAAGAAGACCAGAGCTCCTGGAAAACCTAGCTCTGACTGACGAACAGGAAAAATTACTGGCTGAGTTCATTAAAGAATTTCAGACCTCGTAA
- the rplS gene encoding 50S ribosomal protein L19 yields MSNIIKALEEEQMKKDLPNFAPGDTVVVQVQVKEGDRERLQAFEGVVIRKRNRGLHSAFTVRKISNGEGVERTFQTHSPVVNSIEVKRRGAVRRAKLYYLRDRSGKAARIKEKLTKK; encoded by the coding sequence ATGAGTAACATCATCAAGGCTCTAGAAGAAGAGCAAATGAAAAAAGACCTACCTAACTTCGCACCAGGTGACACTGTTGTGGTTCAAGTTCAGGTAAAAGAAGGTGACCGTGAACGTCTACAGGCGTTTGAAGGTGTTGTGATTCGTAAACGCAACCGTGGTCTACACTCAGCTTTCACTGTACGTAAAATTTCTAACGGTGAAGGTGTTGAGCGTACGTTCCAAACTCACTCACCAGTTGTTAATAGCATCGAAGTGAAACGTCGTGGTGCAGTACGTCGTGCCAAATTGTACTACCTACGCGATCGCTCTGGTAAGGCTGCTCGTATTAAAGAGAAGCTTACTAAGAAATAA
- the degS gene encoding outer membrane-stress sensor serine endopeptidase DegS codes for MLKFWIRSVIIGLIAAAIIIVAIPSLREHIVKLEHPDPENIASMELSFNPAVRRAAPAVVNIYSRQYDRNNRKKLSTQGLGSGVIVSKKGYIITNYHVIAKADQIIVALQDGRVAAAQLVGKDKRTDLAVLRIEGDHLPIIPVNPHYHPKVGDVVMAIGNPYNLGQTTTFGIISATGRSSISAGRRQAFIQTDAAINAGNSGGALVNSRGELVGINTASFQQATDIETYGISFAIPFSLANTIMQKIIADGRVIRGYIGVDGEDMNAVTSRLRNGQQAGGILVVGVDPNGPAKKAGLQKRDIITQINGQTITGRQEVMDTVTNLRPGTSVKVTILRNGKEITLPVTIAEDNYD; via the coding sequence ATGCTGAAATTTTGGATTCGCTCAGTCATTATTGGGCTAATAGCAGCCGCTATAATCATTGTAGCCATACCATCATTGCGTGAGCATATTGTAAAACTAGAACACCCCGATCCTGAGAACATCGCGTCCATGGAGCTCTCATTCAACCCGGCGGTACGCCGCGCTGCGCCAGCTGTTGTGAATATTTATAGCCGTCAATACGATCGCAACAACCGTAAAAAGCTGTCTACCCAAGGCTTGGGATCTGGGGTCATTGTCAGCAAGAAAGGCTACATTATTACCAACTATCATGTTATTGCCAAAGCTGACCAAATCATCGTCGCATTACAAGATGGACGAGTGGCCGCGGCACAACTCGTTGGCAAAGATAAACGCACAGACCTTGCCGTCCTGCGTATTGAAGGGGATCACCTACCGATAATCCCAGTCAACCCACACTATCACCCCAAAGTTGGCGACGTCGTCATGGCGATTGGCAATCCTTATAACTTAGGACAAACCACCACCTTTGGGATTATTTCAGCGACAGGGCGTTCATCGATCAGTGCTGGTCGACGTCAAGCCTTTATTCAAACCGATGCCGCCATTAACGCAGGCAACTCTGGCGGTGCGCTAGTCAACTCGCGTGGCGAGTTAGTGGGCATTAATACCGCCTCATTCCAGCAAGCCACCGATATTGAAACCTATGGCATTTCTTTTGCGATCCCGTTTTCATTGGCCAACACCATCATGCAAAAGATCATCGCCGATGGTCGGGTTATTCGTGGCTACATAGGTGTTGATGGTGAAGATATGAATGCCGTGACCAGTCGTCTTAGAAATGGACAACAAGCGGGGGGAATTTTAGTCGTGGGCGTCGATCCTAATGGCCCAGCGAAAAAAGCAGGCTTGCAGAAACGCGACATTATCACTCAAATCAACGGTCAGACAATCACAGGTCGTCAAGAGGTCATGGACACCGTCACCAACTTACGTCCTGGTACCTCGGTAAAAGTCACCATTTTACGTAACGGTAAAGAAATCACCCTGCCCGTGACCATCGCAGAAGATAATTACGACTGA
- a CDS encoding Do family serine endopeptidase, with the protein MKKPLLALTALSLSLSSIMAPMPASAAIPMTVSGEHVPSLAPMLKKVTPAVVSIAVEGTQVSRQHIPEQFRFFFGPDFPTEQLEKRPFKGLGSGVIINADKGYVVTNYHVIKGADSIKVQLKDGREYDATLVGSDKMSDIALLKLKDAKNLTQIQIADSDDLQVGDFAVAIGNPFGLGQTVTSGIISALGRSGLNIENFENFIQTDAAINSGNSGGALVNLKGQLIGINTAILGPNGGNIGIGFSIPSNMMKNLTDQILKYGEVKRGMLGVKGGEVNSDLAEALGLDSSKGAFVSEVMPHTAASKAGLKAGDVIISINGKTIHSFAELRAKVATLGVGKKIKMGVIRDGDHKTFDVTLGKQTETKMTASELHQGLAGASFVNTSSDDGMKGVKVSAVKPNSPADQYQLKKGDIIIGVNRHRVKNIADLRHVLEKKPSVLALNIKRGSQTLYLVVR; encoded by the coding sequence ATGAAAAAACCTTTGCTTGCATTAACCGCCCTTTCCCTTAGTTTAAGTTCTATAATGGCTCCAATGCCTGCTTCTGCCGCGATTCCAATGACCGTCAGTGGTGAGCATGTCCCCAGCCTCGCCCCAATGTTAAAGAAAGTGACGCCCGCGGTGGTGAGCATCGCCGTTGAAGGTACCCAAGTTTCTCGTCAACATATTCCAGAACAGTTTCGCTTTTTCTTTGGACCCGATTTTCCAACAGAACAACTCGAGAAACGTCCATTCAAAGGATTGGGTTCAGGCGTCATCATTAATGCAGATAAAGGCTACGTCGTTACCAACTATCATGTGATTAAGGGCGCGGACTCAATCAAAGTACAATTAAAAGATGGCCGTGAATACGATGCAACCTTAGTCGGTAGCGACAAAATGTCTGATATCGCCTTACTGAAACTCAAAGATGCGAAAAACCTAACACAAATTCAAATTGCTGATTCCGATGATCTCCAAGTCGGTGATTTTGCGGTGGCTATCGGCAATCCATTTGGCCTTGGTCAAACTGTCACCTCCGGCATTATTTCGGCTCTTGGCCGAAGTGGTCTTAATATTGAAAACTTTGAAAACTTCATTCAAACCGATGCCGCCATTAACAGTGGTAACTCTGGGGGCGCATTGGTCAATCTTAAGGGACAACTGATAGGTATCAACACCGCCATCCTTGGCCCCAATGGGGGCAACATTGGTATAGGCTTCTCGATCCCTTCCAATATGATGAAAAACCTAACTGACCAAATCCTCAAATACGGCGAAGTAAAACGCGGTATGTTAGGCGTGAAAGGCGGTGAAGTGAACTCAGATCTGGCGGAGGCATTAGGCTTAGACTCAAGCAAAGGCGCCTTTGTGAGTGAAGTGATGCCACATACCGCCGCCTCAAAAGCTGGCCTGAAAGCGGGTGATGTGATCATCTCCATTAATGGGAAGACCATTCACTCCTTCGCAGAGCTGCGTGCGAAAGTCGCGACATTAGGTGTCGGCAAAAAAATCAAAATGGGAGTCATTCGCGACGGAGATCATAAAACCTTCGACGTGACGCTAGGGAAACAAACAGAAACTAAGATGACCGCATCAGAGCTTCATCAAGGCTTAGCTGGCGCCTCCTTTGTCAACACCAGTTCAGACGATGGCATGAAAGGAGTCAAGGTATCCGCCGTAAAACCGAACTCACCTGCCGATCAATATCAATTGAAAAAAGGTGACATCATTATCGGCGTTAACCGTCATCGCGTGAAAAACATCGCCGATTTGCGTCATGTATTGGAGAAGAAACCCAGCGTACTGGCCCTCAACATCAAACGTGGCTCACAAACCCTGTATCTTGTTGTGCGCTAA
- the zapG gene encoding Z-ring associated protein ZapG, with product MPWIYAIVGLLVGIVVGIVITRLMTPQYKSQKSLHNELQHANYELEQQRQEFADHLSQSAELLDTLGKDYTKIYQHMAQTSAELLAHLPEQDNPFDKLVTQGKPSNTAKEDDNEDSFPPKDYALGATGLLKGEEKQFVDPSEVIKNQAN from the coding sequence ATGCCTTGGATATACGCAATTGTAGGTTTGCTGGTCGGTATTGTCGTGGGCATTGTGATTACCCGCCTTATGACGCCACAATACAAGTCTCAAAAATCCCTGCACAATGAGCTGCAACACGCGAATTATGAACTCGAACAACAACGTCAGGAGTTTGCTGATCACTTAAGTCAATCCGCAGAACTGCTTGATACTTTAGGAAAGGACTACACTAAAATTTATCAACACATGGCGCAGACATCGGCTGAGTTATTAGCACACCTGCCCGAACAAGATAATCCTTTTGATAAATTAGTCACCCAAGGGAAGCCAAGCAATACGGCGAAAGAGGACGATAATGAGGACAGTTTTCCTCCAAAAGATTATGCCTTAGGTGCCACAGGCTTACTTAAAGGTGAAGAAAAGCAATTTGTTGATCCGTCAGAAGTCATCAAGAATCAAGCAAATTAA